In Effusibacillus pohliae DSM 22757, a single genomic region encodes these proteins:
- the thiL gene encoding thiamine-phosphate kinase: MNLRELGEFGLIDRLRAKLHPADRSVVVGIGDDAAVLAYDPASHVVMTSDMLVEGVHFREDTIDFHSLGWKSIAASLSDIAAMGGIPRHAVVSLAVPSAYEVAKLERLYEGIAEICQQYSTHVVGGDIVKTDGPLVISVTLNGEVEQGKALLRSGAQPGDLVFVTGTIGGSAAGLALLESGQQSLLPPDEQLALLAFHQRPIPQIEAGRLLAASGECTSCNDVSDGLASELNEIAAASGVAIRIQERRLPIAPAVANFARRCGRSATDWALYGGEDYQLVGTFRPLGYAALAAVFEMSRIPLAVIGRVTNGSGVILEKSAGGERELAARGYNHFAE; this comes from the coding sequence ATGAATCTGCGGGAACTCGGGGAGTTTGGACTGATCGACCGGCTGCGGGCGAAACTGCATCCGGCCGATCGATCGGTGGTGGTCGGTATCGGCGATGATGCGGCCGTTTTGGCTTATGATCCGGCGTCCCATGTGGTGATGACCAGCGACATGCTCGTTGAAGGCGTGCACTTTCGGGAGGACACGATCGATTTTCATTCGCTCGGCTGGAAGTCGATCGCGGCTTCCTTGTCGGATATCGCCGCCATGGGGGGGATTCCGCGGCACGCGGTGGTGTCGCTGGCGGTTCCTTCCGCGTACGAGGTTGCAAAATTGGAACGGCTGTATGAAGGAATCGCGGAGATCTGCCAGCAATACAGCACGCATGTGGTGGGCGGCGACATCGTCAAAACGGACGGGCCGTTGGTGATCTCCGTCACCCTCAACGGTGAGGTGGAGCAGGGGAAAGCGCTGCTTCGTTCCGGCGCGCAGCCGGGAGATCTCGTTTTTGTGACGGGGACGATCGGTGGTTCGGCAGCCGGTCTCGCTCTGCTGGAAAGCGGGCAACAATCGTTGCTGCCGCCGGACGAACAGCTGGCGCTGCTGGCGTTTCACCAACGCCCGATCCCGCAGATTGAGGCTGGCAGGCTCCTTGCCGCCAGCGGGGAGTGCACGTCCTGCAATGATGTGTCGGACGGACTTGCCAGCGAGCTAAACGAAATTGCAGCGGCCAGCGGCGTCGCGATCCGGATCCAAGAACGGCGGCTGCCGATCGCGCCGGCCGTCGCCAATTTTGCCCGCAGGTGCGGCCGAAGCGCCACTGATTGGGCGTTGTACGGGGGCGAGGACTACCAGTTGGTTGGGACGTTCCGTCCGTTGGGCTATGCGGCGCTGGCCGCGGTGTTCGAGATGAGCCGCATCCCGCTTGCGGTGATCGGTCGGGTGACGAACGGGTCGGGCGTTATTCTGGAAAAATCGGCCGGCGGCGAGAGGGAGCTGGCTGCGCGGGGATACAATCATTTTGCCGAATAG
- the tsaE gene encoding tRNA (adenosine(37)-N6)-threonylcarbamoyltransferase complex ATPase subunit type 1 TsaE — MFRRTTHSPEQTRAVAERLARLLQAGDVLTLTGDLGAGKTTFTQGLAKGLGVEEPVSSPTFMLIREYEGRLPLYHMDVYRLGEQAGSEDLGIEEYLYGDGVSVIEWAEFVQPLLPDDYLQVTIRKTGESERRIEIAGHGVRFARMLEELDETCPI, encoded by the coding sequence GTGTTTCGGAGGACGACACATTCGCCGGAGCAGACCCGGGCCGTTGCGGAGCGGCTGGCGCGGCTTTTGCAGGCGGGCGATGTTCTGACTTTGACGGGCGATCTGGGAGCGGGCAAGACGACTTTCACACAGGGGCTGGCGAAAGGATTGGGGGTGGAGGAGCCGGTCAGTTCGCCCACCTTCATGCTGATCCGGGAATATGAGGGGCGGCTTCCGCTCTACCATATGGATGTCTACCGGCTGGGGGAGCAGGCCGGTTCGGAGGATCTCGGGATTGAGGAGTATCTGTACGGGGACGGGGTCTCGGTGATCGAATGGGCAGAATTTGTGCAACCTCTGCTTCCGGACGACTATTTGCAAGTAACCATTCGGAAGACGGGGGAATCGGAACGGCGGATTGAAATCGCCGGGCACGGTGTGCGGTTTGCCCGAATGCTTGAGGAGTTGGACGAAACATGCCCTATTTAG
- the tsaB gene encoding tRNA (adenosine(37)-N6)-threonylcarbamoyltransferase complex dimerization subunit type 1 TsaB — translation MPYLAVDTATQTLTVAIGERDRLLAEASVVVKKNHSNRLMPLIESLLVSADLTPEDLKGIVVGHGPGSYTGVRIGVTTGKMLAWALKIPIVGVSSLDGLAMHYRDADCLVCPLFDARRKQAYCAVYGRREVPRDGGGDVAADGQAIFAKMEPDAIRKLEDLFPLLERRLAERESIGSSRRVLFLGDGADHYRDLIVDRFGQQACFPASGARKLVRAAHLLEAGIRRIEAGDTAVAERFAPQYLQLVEAEAKLLGMQTSDACGKDGAC, via the coding sequence ATGCCCTATTTAGCGGTCGATACAGCGACCCAGACGCTGACGGTGGCGATCGGCGAACGGGACCGGTTGCTGGCGGAAGCGTCTGTCGTCGTCAAGAAAAATCATTCCAACCGGCTAATGCCGCTGATCGAATCGCTCTTGGTCAGCGCCGATTTGACGCCGGAGGACTTGAAAGGCATTGTGGTGGGGCACGGGCCGGGCTCTTATACGGGGGTGCGGATCGGCGTCACCACCGGCAAAATGCTGGCTTGGGCCTTGAAGATCCCGATCGTCGGAGTCTCCAGTCTGGACGGGTTGGCGATGCATTACCGGGATGCCGACTGTTTGGTGTGCCCGCTGTTTGACGCCAGAAGGAAACAGGCGTATTGTGCCGTCTATGGGCGGCGGGAGGTACCGCGTGACGGTGGTGGGGATGTTGCGGCGGACGGGCAAGCCATTTTTGCCAAAATGGAGCCGGACGCCATCCGCAAACTGGAAGATCTGTTCCCGCTGCTGGAGCGGCGGTTGGCGGAGCGCGAGAGTATTGGAAGTTCGCGGAGGGTGCTGTTTTTGGGCGACGGAGCGGACCATTACCGTGACCTCATCGTCGACCGGTTCGGGCAGCAGGCCTGTTTTCCGGCAAGCGGGGCGCGCAAACTGGTACGGGCGGCTCATCTGCTGGAAGCGGGGATCAGGCGAATCGAGGCGGGCGATACGGCTGTGGCGGAGCGGTTTGCACCGCAATACCTGCAACTGGTTGAGGCGGAAGCGAAGCTTTTGGGCATGCAGACGAGCGATGCATGCGGTAAGGATGGTGCCTGTTGA
- the rimI gene encoding ribosomal protein S18-alanine N-acetyltransferase, producing MQLSDIDRILEIERQSFSAPWSRAAFERELTGNHFAKYIVVEVDGRVVGHAGMWIIVDEAHITNIAIDPAYRGRKLGENLLRQMMALAVWNGARRMTLEVRVSNQTAQNLYRKLGFRGCGIRKNYYSDNQEDALIMWAELNPNQHATDSMEG from the coding sequence ATGCAGCTGTCAGACATTGACCGGATTCTGGAGATCGAACGGCAGTCGTTCTCGGCTCCCTGGTCGCGGGCGGCGTTTGAAAGAGAGCTGACGGGCAACCATTTTGCGAAATACATCGTGGTCGAAGTGGACGGACGTGTCGTCGGGCATGCGGGCATGTGGATTATCGTCGATGAAGCGCATATCACCAACATCGCGATCGATCCCGCCTACAGGGGCCGCAAGCTGGGGGAGAATCTGCTGCGGCAGATGATGGCGCTGGCTGTCTGGAACGGCGCCAGGCGGATGACGCTGGAGGTGCGCGTCTCGAACCAAACCGCGCAAAATCTGTACCGCAAACTCGGATTCCGCGGCTGCGGCATCCGTAAAAACTACTATTCGGACAATCAGGAAGACGCGCTGATTATGTGGGCGGAGCTTAACCCGAATCAGCACGCGACGGATTCGATGGAAGGATAA
- the tsaD gene encoding tRNA (adenosine(37)-N6)-threonylcarbamoyltransferase complex transferase subunit TsaD, protein MGWLQRAKSKYQTDRAAGRPTLILGIETSCDETSAAVIRGGREILSNIVSSQVEIHQKFGGVVPEVASRRHVENVAIVVQEALDKAGVGLDDLSAVAVTYGPGLVGALLVGVTAAKSIAYARSLPLVGVHHIAGHIYANFLGGGMEPPLVALVVSGGHTELIYMPQHGRFEFLGRTRDDAAGEAYDKVARAMGLPYPGGPAIDRLAHVGDPEKIVFPRAWLEEGSLDFSFSGLKSAVMNALHNAKQRGERLDPADVAAAFQASVVDVLTEKTVLAVRRTGVTNVVVAGGVAANRGLRDKLQERAGQEGFSVLFPPLSLCTDNAAMIAAAAHPFYEKGWFHNLDLNAYASLPLTQWEAGPFVDLAK, encoded by the coding sequence ATGGGTTGGCTACAACGGGCAAAAAGCAAATACCAGACGGACAGGGCGGCGGGCCGGCCTACCCTGATTCTCGGGATCGAAACCAGCTGCGACGAGACGTCGGCTGCGGTGATTCGCGGCGGCCGCGAGATTTTGTCGAACATCGTCTCCTCGCAGGTGGAAATCCATCAAAAGTTTGGCGGCGTGGTACCGGAAGTGGCATCCCGCCGGCATGTCGAGAATGTCGCGATCGTTGTGCAGGAGGCGCTGGACAAAGCGGGTGTCGGCCTGGATGATCTGTCGGCGGTTGCGGTCACATACGGACCGGGACTGGTTGGCGCGCTGCTGGTCGGCGTGACAGCGGCGAAATCGATCGCCTACGCCCGGTCGCTGCCGCTGGTCGGTGTACATCATATCGCAGGGCACATCTACGCGAATTTTCTTGGGGGCGGGATGGAGCCGCCGTTGGTGGCGCTTGTCGTATCCGGCGGCCATACGGAGCTGATTTATATGCCGCAGCACGGCAGGTTCGAATTTCTCGGCCGGACGAGAGATGACGCGGCGGGTGAAGCGTACGACAAAGTGGCGCGGGCGATGGGGTTGCCGTATCCTGGCGGACCGGCGATCGACCGGCTCGCGCATGTGGGGGATCCGGAAAAAATCGTGTTTCCCCGCGCCTGGCTGGAAGAAGGGTCGCTCGATTTCAGTTTTTCCGGCTTGAAGTCGGCGGTGATGAACGCGTTGCACAATGCGAAACAACGCGGCGAAAGATTGGATCCGGCAGATGTGGCGGCTGCTTTTCAGGCTTCAGTCGTCGATGTGCTGACGGAAAAAACGGTGCTTGCCGTTCGCCGGACAGGCGTCACCAACGTGGTGGTGGCGGGCGGAGTGGCGGCCAACCGCGGGCTCCGTGACAAGCTGCAGGAACGGGCCGGGCAGGAGGGATTTTCCGTGCTGTTCCCGCCGCTGTCGCTCTGCACCGACAACGCGGCGATGATCGCGGCCGCCGCCCATCCGTTTTACGAAAAAGGGTGGTTCCACAACCTTGACCTGAACGCCTATGCCAGCCTCCCGCTCACGCAGTGGGAAGCAGGTCCGTTTGTGGATTTGGCGAAGTAA
- a CDS encoding PAS domain-containing protein: protein MKANNWDPLHERILDSIPVGIIVYDCAGNVTYVNKMAEAITGYNLQEIQLFQKINHVLDGDQEIFWKTLQSGQPFFGFEYYCPAKDGTEIPVVTSTTPLFDDANRQIGIVAALIAHSEMGRLRAVEEHASLILDHISDGVITLNREGVITGFNRAAEDITGLNREEVKNRKLQQVFPFEPAVLDKVLETLRIGREYKDIKAQLQDKQRRTRYILVTTRVLRNRTDNVMGVMLTFRDITMQELLEEQVRQSEKLAVIGELAAGTAHEIRNPLTSVKGFIQLLDRKYQEDAPEKEYFRIILSELNRVNDIIREFLLLSKPTDPNLRLIDINSVLEDIRTLMSSDALLRNIELNIRLSDVPVVCEVDVEQIKQVFINLIRNAFEAIGFNGKLSIGIRVMQDECEVHFTDNGPGIRKEVLARIFEPFFTTKEEGTGLGLTVSYRIIQNHGGTILVESEEGQGTTFRVRLPLAKTQ from the coding sequence TTGAAAGCGAACAATTGGGACCCGTTACACGAACGGATTCTGGATTCGATCCCGGTTGGGATCATCGTGTATGATTGCGCCGGAAACGTTACATACGTCAACAAGATGGCGGAAGCGATCACAGGTTACAACTTGCAGGAGATCCAGTTGTTTCAGAAAATCAACCATGTGCTCGACGGCGATCAAGAGATATTTTGGAAAACGTTGCAATCGGGACAGCCTTTTTTCGGATTTGAGTACTATTGCCCTGCGAAGGACGGAACGGAAATCCCGGTCGTAACTTCGACAACGCCGCTGTTTGACGATGCCAACCGGCAGATCGGAATCGTCGCTGCATTGATCGCTCATTCGGAGATGGGCCGCTTGCGTGCTGTGGAAGAGCATGCCTCTCTGATCTTGGATCATATTTCGGACGGAGTGATCACGCTGAATAGGGAAGGGGTGATCACCGGTTTCAACCGGGCAGCGGAAGATATTACGGGCCTGAACAGAGAGGAAGTGAAGAATCGCAAGCTGCAGCAAGTGTTTCCGTTTGAACCGGCTGTGCTCGATAAAGTGCTGGAGACGCTGCGGATCGGACGGGAGTACAAGGATATTAAGGCGCAACTGCAGGACAAACAAAGACGAACCCGGTATATACTGGTGACGACGCGGGTCTTGCGCAACCGGACAGACAACGTGATGGGCGTAATGTTGACATTCAGGGACATCACCATGCAGGAGCTGCTGGAAGAGCAGGTCCGCCAGTCGGAAAAGCTGGCGGTGATCGGCGAGTTGGCTGCCGGTACGGCGCACGAAATCCGCAACCCGTTAACCTCGGTCAAGGGGTTTATTCAGTTGCTCGACCGCAAATATCAGGAAGACGCCCCGGAGAAGGAATATTTCCGGATCATTCTGTCGGAACTGAACCGGGTGAATGATATCATTCGCGAATTTCTGCTGTTGTCGAAACCGACCGACCCCAACCTGCGGCTGATCGATATCAACTCAGTACTGGAGGACATCCGGACCCTGATGAGCAGCGACGCGCTATTGCGCAACATTGAGCTGAACATTCGATTGTCCGATGTTCCAGTTGTCTGCGAAGTGGATGTCGAACAAATCAAGCAGGTGTTTATCAACCTGATCCGCAACGCGTTCGAAGCGATCGGTTTCAATGGCAAGCTGTCGATCGGCATCCGGGTGATGCAGGACGAGTGCGAGGTTCATTTTACCGATAATGGGCCAGGCATACGGAAAGAGGTGTTGGCTCGCATCTTTGAGCCGTTTTTTACCACCAAGGAGGAAGGAACGGGCCTTGGCCTGACCGTGTCCTACCGGATCATTCAAAACCACGGTGGGACGATTCTGGTCGAATCGGAGGAAGGACAGGGGACCACTTTCCGCGTCCGATTGCCGCTTGCAAAAACACAGTGA